The stretch of DNA CGATCCTGGCTCCTTTGCTGCCCCCTCCCGAGAAGCAGACCCGTCGCGGTCGTCCGCGGCGGGCTGACAAAGAGCTGCTGGAAGGCATTCTGTGGGTGCTGCGTACGGGGGCGCAGTGGGAGCGGCTTCCCCGGCCGGACTACCCGCCCAAGTCCACGTGCTTCGAGCGGTTTCAGGAGTGGAACGAGCGCGGCGTGTTCCCGAACGTTCTGGGGCAGCTCTATGAGCTGTTGGAAGAGCAGGAACTGCTGGACCTGCGAGAAGCGTTTATTGACGGCACCTTCAGTGCCGCCAAAAAGGGGGCTCGGAGGTCGGCCCCACCAAGAAGGGCAAGGGCACCAAAATCATGCTGATGGTGGATGCGAGCGGCACGCCGCTCGCCGTTCATACCGACTCGGCCAGTCCAGGTGAAGTCACCTTGGTTCACGCCACTCTGGATGCGTCCTTCGGTATGGACTTTCCGAGGCGCTTGATCGGGGACAAGGCGTACGACAGTGACCCTCTGGATGCAGAACTGGCCGCGCTGGGCGTCGAGATGATCGCGC from Deinococcus apachensis DSM 19763 encodes:
- a CDS encoding IS5 family transposase (programmed frameshift), with the translated sequence MRLTDEQWAILAPLLPPPEKQTRRGRPRRADKELLEGILWVLRTGAQWERLPRPDYPPKSTCFERFQEWNERGVFPNVLGQLYELLEEQELLDLREAFIDGTFSAAKKGARRFGPTKKGKGTKIMLMVDASGTPLAVHTDSASPGEVTLVHATLDASFGMDFPRRLIGDKAYDSDPLDAELAALGVEMIAPNRKNRKQKTQDGRPLRRYKRRWKVERTIAWLQSFRRVRTRDERKAQNFLGFVQLACILILLRQISG